In the Planctomycetaceae bacterium genome, GATGATCAGCGGCATGTCGCTGGCATCGCGCGTTCTGGGCGAACCCAGGTATTGGAAGGCGGCCGGGCGAGCGGCGGACGACATCCTTCAGAATCTGCGGGCCGATGATGGCCGGCTATTCCATACCGCTCGCCACGGTCGCCCGTCCATTCGCGCGTTCGCGGACGACTACGCTTGTCTGATCGATGGTCTTGTTGAACTTTATCAGGCGACGTTCGACGAAAGCCGTATCGATCAGGGGGCGGAACTGGCCGATCTGCTGCTGGCCGACTTCTTTGACGAATCCAGCGGCGGATTTTTCTATACGGCGGAAACGCAGTCGACGCCGATCACGCGCATCAGGGACAGTCAGGACGGAGCGACTCCTTCGGCGAACTCGATGGCCGCCACGGCCCTTCTGAAGCTGTCTGTTCTGACCGGACGAAGTCAGTACCGGGACGCGGCGGAATCGACTCTGAAAATGCTGGACAGTCAATTGCGGAAATCGCCGATGTCCGGAGGGCAGTCACTGATCGCCGTCGACCACGCGATCGGACCGATGCCGGAGGTCGTTATCCAGCTTCCGGGTGACAACTGGCAGGAATCGCAGACCGTGAGTTTTCTTCGTCGGCGGTTTGCTCCCGGATTGATGCTGGCGGTTCGAACAGCGCGGCACCGCGACAGTCCGGCACTTCGGTCAGCGCTGCTTGATCCGCTGTTTGAAGGACGCGACGCTGACCCGTCAAGGGAAACGATCTGGGTGTGTCAGCGAGGAAGATGCCGAGAACCAGTCAACGCGGCGGACGATGTTCGACGCGTGCTGGACGGCATCCTTCCGCTGCCCGAATCCATTCGCGGCTGACGTTCGCGTTGTGCGCGTCGCGAAATGCGGCTTGCGATGAAACCGACCCCTGTTAAGGCAACGATTCCGTGGCAACACCCTTCGATGGCAACCGTCGGCAGATGATGTCGGCAATCGCAGCCGCAGGAATCTCGTCCGCCGCGTTCCAGCGTGCTTTGGCGGTTCAGGTGGCAGAAGGTTCACAGATCACTGCTGACAGCATTCGCAATGCGGAATGGGTTGCGGACATCGAACTGACCGACGACGAACGAACACGCGTGGCGGACGCGATGGAGCGAGTCCTCAAACAGCGCCGCGATCTGCAGAGTGCAAACATCACCAGCGACACGCTTCCGGCGTTCCGATTCGACCCGGAAATCGGCGACGGCACGGCGGCGGCACGCTCTTTGATGAAACCTGACTGGCTGACGGCAGCGGTCGATGACGAACCCAATCCCGCCGAACCGGACGGACTTCCGTTTCGATCGATTCGGTCGCTGGCGCGAATGCTGCGAAGCGGGCAGACAACGTCCGTGGAAATGACGGAACTGTGTCTCGCGCGACTGGCGGAACACGATCCGACGCTGAAGTGTGTCGTGACGCTGACACCGGAACTGGCGCTCGAGCAGGCTCGTCGTGCGGACGATGAACTCCGCCGCGGCGTCGATCGCGGGCTGCTGCACGGCATTCCGTGGGGCGCGAAGGATCTGATTTCGGTGCCGGGATATCCGACAACCTGGGGAGCTCCGCAGTTTCGTGATCGCGAGCTTCCCGGCACGGCCGCCGTCGCGCGAAGGCTGGACGACGCGGGTGCCGTGCTGGTCGCCAAGCTGTCGCTGGGAGCACTCGCGATGGGCGACGATTGGTACGGCGGAAAGACTCGCAACCCGTGGAATCCGGAACAGGGTTCGAGCGGTTCATCAGCGGGTTCCGCGGCAGCCGTTGCGGCGGGACTTGTTCCTCTGGCGATCGGAAGCGAAACACTGGGCAGCATCGTGTCTCCGTGCAAACGCTGCGGAGTTGCCGGACTGCGGCCAACGTTCGGGCGCGTCAGTCGAGCCGGGTGCATGTCGCTGTCATGGACGATGGACAAGCTGGGACCGATCGCCCGCAGTGTCGATGATTGCGGCATCGCGTTGGCCGCAATTCACGGAGCCGACGTCGACGATCCCACGTCCGTCCAGCGGTGGTTTGACTGGCCGATGTCCGTCGACCTGACGTCGCTGCGCATCGGCAGGGCAGATGGTGAGAATCCGTCACCCGCCGACGCGAAGATTCTGGACGTGCTGACGAATGCCGGAGCCCGCATCGTCCCCGTCACGCTGCCCCGCGACGTGTCGGAATATTCGATCGCCATCATGGGTGACGTCGAAGCGGCGGCTGTGTTCCACGATCTGCTGGCGGCAGGCGACACCGACGGCCTGAATCGCTGGCCCGACATCTTTCGAAAAATGCACTTTGTTTCCGGCGTCGACTACCTGCGCGCCGCGCGGGCTCGCACGCTGCTGATGATGCAAATGACGCAGGTCTTCGAACAGGTTGACCTGTACGTCGGCGGCAGTGATCTGGGGATTTGTAATCTGACCGGCCATCCGACACTTGTCTTTCCGACGGTGACACAGAACTCCGAACATCCGCAACCGGAATGCGGAACTCTGACCGGTCGGCTGTACGACGAAGCCACGCTGCTGGCCGTCGGCTCAATCGTCGAACGCGAAGTCGGGATGACGTCACAGCATCCCTGCGAATGACACCGTTCGAGCGTTCACGCCCACCGGGAAATCGGCAATGCCGGCGCCGCGGGATGCATTTGGTTTCCCTCGAAACGCTGCGGCATTAGCATGGGTGGAATCCCGTAATCGGACAACTGGGTTTCTGCATGGCTGTGTCGCTGGCTGAACAATTTGAAGCTCTGTGGAACGTCACGGACTCGGCGCCTGATGTGTTCGAATTCCTGGATCGCCATCCGGAAGCTGATACGAAGAGCCGCTTGCAGATCCTGCTGACGGATCAGCGGCAACGCTGGAAGTCGGGTGCGCCGGTACACGTCGAAGACTACCTGAAGCGACTGCCCGCTGCCGGATTTGAGGCAGACGACAAGCTCCGACTGGCGGTGGGAGAATTTGATCAGCGGCTGGCGACAACCGGTTCTGTCGAAATTGGCGAATTCCTCAGCCGGTTTCCGGAAATCCGGGGTGCTCTGAAAAGCCGACTGTTGGGAACCGGGTCGGGAATGTCTCAGACAGTCGACCAGGATCTTCCCCAACTGACGGCCACGCAACTGGATCTGACGGAAACCGGACACGATCTGCTGGGGCGATACCGGGTTGATCGACTGCTGGGAGCCGGTGCGTTCGGCCATGTCTACCTTGGCTTCGACGAAGAACTGCGGCGACAGGTAGCGATCAAGGTTCCGGCACCGGAGCGGTTTCGCCGGCCGGAAGACGCTGATGTTTATCTTTCCGAAGCTCGCACCGTGGCCACGCTGAACCATCCGAACATCGTGCCGGTGTACGACGTCGGACGCATGGACGACGGCTTGCTGTATGTCGTCTCGCGGTACATCGACGGCCGCACGCTCGCACAGATCATTCGAGAAGATCCGCCGGATTTCGCCACCACCGCCAGGCTGCTGTCCGAAGCCGCGCAGGGGCTGCATCACGCTCACGGCAGACACCTGGTCCATCGTGATGTCAAACCGGCCAATCTGCTGGTCGAAGAAAGCACGGGGACGTGCTTCGTCGCTGACTTCGGCCTGGCCATTCGCGAAGAAGACTATCTTCGCGAAGAAAGCGTTGCCGGAACTCCGTCGTACATGAGTCCCGAACAGGCGCGAGGTGAAGGGCATCGCCTGGACGGGCGCAGCGACGTGTTTTCGCTGGGTCTGGTTCTGTATCGAATGCTGACGGGACGCAAGGCTTTTCCCGGCAGCACGCACCACGAAATCCTGCACCAATTGCTGACAACCGAACCGCTGCCACCGTCGGCATTCAATCGGCAGGTTCCGGCGGAGCTGGAACGAATCTGCCTAAAGGCTCTCGCAAAGAAGGTGTCTGACCGCTACGCCACGGCGGAACAGTTTTCCGAAGATCTGCAGCACTGGCAGAGTGAACCGGTGGCCGACAGCAGACCGGCTCGCATTGTCCCGCGGGGGCTGAGGTCCTTTGACGCCGACGACCGCGACTTCTTCATCGAACTGTTGCCGGGCCCGCGCGATCGCGACGGCTTGCCGGACAGCATTCGCTTCTGGAAGTCGCGCATCGAGGAAGCGGACGCCGACCGGACATTCAGTGTCGGTCTGATCTACGGCCCCAGCGGCTGCGGTAAATCGTCACTGATGAAGGCGGGACTGCTGCCCCGGCTGAATCCGGAAATCACAACGATCTACATCGAAGCCACACACGACGGGACCGAAACGCGAATTCTGCGGGAACTGCGAAAGCGCATCCCCGATCTGCCGATTTCGTCCGGCCTGGCGTCCACGCTGGCATTCCTGCGGCGGCGTGAGATCGACAAGGTCGTGATCGTCATCGATCAGTTGGAACAGTGGCTGCACGCTCATCCGGACGATCCCGACGCCGAACTGGTCAGCGCGCTGCGTCAGTGCGACGGCGGTCAGTTGCAGGCCATTGTCATGGTCCGTGACGACTTCGCTATGGCCGCGGCCCGGTTCATGGACAGTCTGGATGTCCCGATTCTGCAGGGCAGCAACTTCGCGACCGTTGATCTGTTCGACGCGGAACATGCTGCGCGAGTCCTGACGAAGTTTGGTCAGGCATTCGGCCGTCTGCCGGAACACAACAGCGACGTTACCGACGAACAACGGCGGTTTCTCAGCGACGCCGTCGCGGGACTCAGCCAGGACGGCAAGGTTGTTTCCGTTCAACTGGCCCTGTTCGCGGAAATGGTGAAGAGCAAGCCGTGGGTTCCCGAAACTCTTCGACAGATCGGCGGAACGGCCGGTGTCGGCGTGACGTATCTGGAAGAGACCTTCAGTTCCCGCTCGGCGAACCCGCTGCACAAGGCTCACGAACAGGCGGCCCGCAATATTCTGAAGGCACTGCTGCCGGAAATCGGAACCGATATCAAGGGACACATGAAGTCGCAGCACGAACTGCTGCTGGCCTCCGGATATGAATCGCGACGAAAGGATTTCTCCACGCTGATTCGAATGCTTGACGGAGAATTGCGGCTGATCACGCCTACGGACGCGGCCAGTTCTGTCAGCGAAAGCGGTACGAATTCTTCGGCACAGTACTATCAACTGACACACGACTTCCTGGTGTCGGCGCTTCGAGACTGGCTGAACAGAAAGC is a window encoding:
- a CDS encoding amidase is translated as MATPFDGNRRQMMSAIAAAGISSAAFQRALAVQVAEGSQITADSIRNAEWVADIELTDDERTRVADAMERVLKQRRDLQSANITSDTLPAFRFDPEIGDGTAAARSLMKPDWLTAAVDDEPNPAEPDGLPFRSIRSLARMLRSGQTTSVEMTELCLARLAEHDPTLKCVVTLTPELALEQARRADDELRRGVDRGLLHGIPWGAKDLISVPGYPTTWGAPQFRDRELPGTAAVARRLDDAGAVLVAKLSLGALAMGDDWYGGKTRNPWNPEQGSSGSSAGSAAAVAAGLVPLAIGSETLGSIVSPCKRCGVAGLRPTFGRVSRAGCMSLSWTMDKLGPIARSVDDCGIALAAIHGADVDDPTSVQRWFDWPMSVDLTSLRIGRADGENPSPADAKILDVLTNAGARIVPVTLPRDVSEYSIAIMGDVEAAAVFHDLLAAGDTDGLNRWPDIFRKMHFVSGVDYLRAARARTLLMMQMTQVFEQVDLYVGGSDLGICNLTGHPTLVFPTVTQNSEHPQPECGTLTGRLYDEATLLAVGSIVEREVGMTSQHPCE